From one Lysinibacillus sp. G4S2 genomic stretch:
- a CDS encoding DUF2768 domain-containing protein — MGPLAHLPALDVMWVSFYCIGFMIISVGLIYLGRNKVSNVFLRTIVNLIAYILFGLGTFLMVLIVATWPA; from the coding sequence ATGGGTCCGTTAGCACATTTACCTGCGCTTGATGTAATGTGGGTATCCTTTTATTGTATTGGTTTTATGATTATATCAGTCGGTTTAATTTATTTAGGTCGTAATAAGGTTTCCAACGTTTTTTTACGTACAATCGTAAATTTAATAGCATACATACTGTTTGGACTTGGCACATTTTTAATGGTACTAATTGTTGCCACATGGCCAGCATAA